One Williamsia phyllosphaerae DNA segment encodes these proteins:
- a CDS encoding MFS transporter — protein sequence MANHLLEKPAESADKRSRTRSLEELGPNYKWIALSNTTLGMLIATINSSIVLIALPDIFKGIKLNPLESQNTSYLLWMMMGFLVVTAVLVVSFGRLGDMFGRAKMYNIGFLVFTVSSIFLAATWFDGSKAAIWLIFWRVIQGVGGAFLMANSSAILTDAFPQHQRGLALGINGVAAIAGSFLGLLVGGVLAPIDWNLIFLVSVPFGVVGTIWAYMKLHDTGVRQKATMDWWGNITFAVGLIAILVGITYGIQPYGASNMGWMSPMVLTCLIGGAAVLAAFAVIETRVSNPLFNLSLFKNHSFLYGNIANLMASIGRGGLQFIIIIWLQGIWLPQHGYDYTRTPLWAGIYMVPMTIGFLLSAPVSGYLSDKVGTKWFTTSGLFITAATFAALIAIPVDFNYWAFAVILLINGIGMGLFASPNRAEVMNSLPANARGSGAGMMTTFQNAAMVLSIGLFFSLMIAGLSSDLPSAMSNGLLAHGVSPADANQVANLPTVGILFAAFLGYNPIKELVGPHLDTLSQSNQDTLTGLKFFPHLISEPFSNGLSAAFTFAIVCCILGAIASLFTGRAGDKATIEPHESVGEELASVSMGAVAARDAEHSENDSDTGGPGSKRPHRPEHAHR from the coding sequence ATGGCCAATCACCTTCTCGAGAAACCGGCCGAGTCGGCCGACAAGCGCAGCCGCACGCGGTCGCTGGAAGAGCTCGGTCCCAACTACAAGTGGATCGCCCTGTCCAACACCACGCTCGGGATGCTCATCGCGACGATCAACTCCTCGATCGTCCTGATCGCCCTCCCCGACATCTTCAAGGGCATCAAGCTCAACCCGCTGGAGTCGCAGAACACCAGCTACCTGCTGTGGATGATGATGGGATTCCTCGTCGTCACAGCGGTTCTCGTAGTCAGCTTCGGACGGCTCGGCGACATGTTCGGCCGCGCCAAGATGTACAACATCGGCTTCCTGGTCTTCACCGTGTCGTCGATCTTCCTGGCGGCCACCTGGTTCGACGGCAGCAAGGCCGCGATCTGGCTGATCTTCTGGCGGGTGATCCAGGGCGTCGGCGGAGCGTTCCTGATGGCGAACTCCTCGGCCATCCTCACCGACGCGTTCCCGCAGCATCAGCGCGGACTCGCACTCGGCATCAACGGCGTCGCCGCGATCGCCGGATCGTTCCTCGGCCTGCTCGTCGGCGGTGTCCTGGCACCGATCGACTGGAACCTCATCTTCCTGGTGTCGGTCCCGTTCGGTGTGGTCGGAACCATCTGGGCCTATATGAAGCTGCACGACACCGGCGTCCGTCAGAAGGCGACGATGGACTGGTGGGGCAACATCACCTTCGCGGTCGGTCTGATCGCGATCCTGGTCGGCATCACCTACGGCATCCAGCCCTACGGCGCGTCGAACATGGGGTGGATGAGCCCGATGGTGCTCACCTGCCTCATCGGTGGCGCCGCAGTGCTCGCCGCCTTCGCCGTGATCGAGACGCGGGTGTCGAACCCTCTGTTCAACCTGTCGCTGTTCAAGAACCACTCGTTCCTCTACGGCAACATCGCGAACCTGATGGCCTCCATCGGTCGCGGCGGACTGCAGTTCATCATCATCATCTGGCTGCAGGGGATCTGGCTTCCGCAGCACGGATACGACTACACCCGCACCCCACTGTGGGCCGGTATCTACATGGTCCCCATGACGATCGGATTCCTGCTCTCGGCGCCGGTCTCGGGTTACCTGTCGGACAAGGTGGGTACCAAGTGGTTCACCACCTCGGGCCTGTTCATCACGGCGGCGACCTTCGCCGCGCTGATCGCGATCCCGGTCGACTTCAACTACTGGGCGTTCGCGGTGATCCTGTTGATCAACGGCATCGGCATGGGCCTGTTCGCCTCGCCGAACCGCGCCGAGGTGATGAACAGCCTGCCCGCCAACGCCCGTGGATCGGGCGCCGGCATGATGACGACCTTCCAGAACGCGGCCATGGTGCTCTCGATCGGACTGTTCTTCAGCCTGATGATCGCCGGTCTGTCCAGCGATCTGCCGTCGGCCATGAGCAACGGCCTGCTCGCACACGGCGTCTCGCCCGCTGACGCCAACCAGGTCGCCAACCTGCCGACGGTGGGCATCCTGTTCGCCGCGTTCCTGGGCTACAACCCGATCAAGGAACTCGTCGGACCCCACCTGGACACACTGTCGCAGTCGAACCAGGACACCCTGACGGGGCTGAAGTTCTTCCCGCACCTGATCTCGGAGCCCTTCTCCAACGGTCTGTCCGCGGCGTTCACCTTCGCCATCGTCTGCTGCATCCTCGGTGCCATCGCGTCGCTGTTCACCGGTCGCGCAGGCGACAAGGCCACGATCGAACCGCACGAGAGTGTCGGCGAGGAGCTCGCGAGCGTGTCCATGGGCGCCGTCGCCGCCCGCGACGCGGAGC
- a CDS encoding MarR family winged helix-turn-helix transcriptional regulator encodes MTNTQSRAVSVYTALARINRMLRNGVGPGALTLGATSALWVLVNSSPMRLSDLAAKENVSAPTMSRLVAALERDGMVERTADPLDGRASLIAPTPAAVELIRGATSRRAQLMESALNRLAPEDRAAAERSIELLAEVLAEQVCASGDPPL; translated from the coding sequence ATGACCAACACGCAGTCACGCGCGGTATCGGTCTACACCGCGCTCGCCCGCATCAACCGCATGCTGCGCAACGGGGTCGGTCCGGGAGCACTGACCCTGGGCGCCACCTCGGCGCTGTGGGTTCTGGTCAACAGTTCGCCGATGCGTCTGTCCGATCTCGCCGCCAAGGAGAACGTCAGCGCGCCGACGATGTCTCGTCTCGTCGCGGCCCTGGAGCGCGACGGGATGGTCGAGCGCACCGCCGACCCGCTCGACGGACGCGCCAGCCTGATCGCACCGACGCCGGCCGCGGTCGAACTCATCCGTGGCGCCACCTCGCGTCGCGCCCAGTTGATGGAGTCCGCGCTCAACCGCCTCGCCCCCGAAGATCGTGCCGCCGCCGAACGATCGATCGAGCTGCTGGCCGAGGTGCTCGCCGAACAGGTCTGCGCCAGCGGCGACCCACCGCTGTAG